The following proteins are encoded in a genomic region of Ammospiza caudacuta isolate bAmmCau1 chromosome 13, bAmmCau1.pri, whole genome shotgun sequence:
- the LOC131563501 gene encoding fibulin-7-like, with product MLLIPLPAWLALGILQLPLSSTQECLNRQQALSVVRQMQKLLVAQEAAHLQGTRGLRHQLSILQSHLQRAATKHNEICPQLAVPLNGRMLGRSLRVGHEVHFICDAGFQLVGSETRACRHNRTWSGTQPFCRSIDDCSSNPCANSGTCVDGNQSYTCLCPPGWSGPSCQSPIYSYWVTLSNTSFSRQPRCAEGRSGSRRCSCDTGFQLQPGGVCQDVDECQLYQSSPQMQICLHDCLNLPGSYRCLCPPGYLLHADRNACEDVNECTGKQHNCSQGDLCINTFGGHRCVRPKCPPPRHNTSYVKTSAFQCERNPCPMDSRACQLAASSISFHYLPLQANRTAPRVLFRMSTTRSLGDSLRFAIAGGHGRGVFAVRRSDRHTGELLLTSPVAGPATLEVEVEMSEFSHKVLLGKHIFKVTAFVSPYVF from the exons ATGCTCCTCATcccactgccagcctggctggccctgggcatcctgcagctgcccctcagcagcacccag GAGTGCCTGAACCGGCAGCAGGCACTCAGCGTGGTGCGGCAGATGCAGaagctgctggtggcacaggaggCCGCCCACCTGCAGGGCACCCGTGGGCTCCGGCaccagctctccatcctccagAGCCACCTCCAGAGAGCGGCCACCAAACACAACG AGATCTGcccacagctggcagtgcccctgAACGGACGGATGCTGGGCCGGAGCCTGCGTGTGGGCCACGAGGTTCACTTCATCTGTGACGCTGGATTCCAGCTGGTGGGCTCAGAGACGCGCGCCTGCCGGCACAACCGCACGTGGAGCGGCACCCAGCCCTTCTGCAGAA GTATTGATGACTGCTCCAGCAACCCCTGTGCCAACAGCGGGACCTGCGTGGATGGCAACCAGAGCTACACGTGCCTCTGCCCCCCCGGCTGGTCaggccccagctgccagagCCCCATTTACTCCT aCTGGGTGACACTGAGCAACACCTCCTTCAGCCGCCAGCCCCGCTGTGCCGAGGGCCGCTCGGGCTCCCGGCGCTGCAGCTGTGACACCGgcttccagctgcagcctggcgGTGTGTGCCAAG ATGTGGATGAATGCCAGCTCTACCAGTCCAGCCCTCAGATGCAGATTTGCCTCCATGACTGCCTCAACCTCCCAGGCTCCTACCGCTGCCTCTGCCCCCCTGGGTATCTGCTCCACGCTGACCGCAATGCCTGTGAGG ACGTGAATGAGTGCACTGGGAAGCAGCACAACTGCAGCCAGGGCGACCTCTGCATCAACACCTTCGGGGGCCACCGCTGCGTGCGCCCCAAGTGCCCCCCGCCGCGCCACAACACCAGCTATGTCAAGACCTCTGCCTT CCAGTGCGAGCGGAACccctgccccatggacagcCGAGCCTGccagctggctgccagctccaTCTCCTTCCACTACCTGCCGCTGCAGGCCAACCGCACGGCGCCCCGTGTCCTGTTCAGGATGTCCACCACGCGCTCGCTGGGGGACAGCCTGCGCTTCGCCATCGCGGGCGGCCACGGACGCGGCGTCTTCGCCGTGCGGCGCTCGGACCGGCACAcgggagagctgctgctcaccagCCCCGTGGCGGGGCCGGCCACGCTGGAGGTGGAGGTGGAAATGAGCGAGTTCTCCCACAAGGTCCTCCTGGGCAAGCACATCTTCAAGGTCACGGCCTTTGTGTCCCCATATGTGTTTTGA
- the LOC131563502 gene encoding C-type lectin domain family 18 member A-like, whose product MKLLVLLVCSLLVWRVGETRSDAPEKLSPLAPGALSTKETFLVLSLHNKLRSKVQPPAANMQKLEWSEELGRRAGARAASCLQGPAPPPAPQLGWSELLLPAGAGGFGAVLELWFAEGQRYDYRTGRCAGNATCRHYTQLVWATAGQLGCGRHRCPGPHGPSEAFVCAYSPGGNWEVAGVPILPYKQGPWCSLCTAGLSGCFKSWDHSGGLCEVPRNPCRMSCRNSGRLDMSSCQCTCPPGYTGRYCQVRCSGQCLHGRFRKEECSCLCDPGYGGAECGTKIHFPFHACDVRIDSDCFMVSPEADTYYGAKIKCQEKGAMLAQIRNQKVQDILAFYLSRLEMGNRVIDTDFETGNFWIGLTYKTSKASFRWDVGEPSLFTSFAFGQPDNQGFGNCVEMQASAAFNWNDQRCKTRNRYICQFAQEHIALWQRDP is encoded by the exons ATGAagctcctggtcctgctggttTGCAGCCTCCTGGTGTGGAGGGTGGGTGAGACGAGATCGGATGCTCCAGAAAAGTTGTCCCCGCTGGCTCCGGGAG CTCTCAGCACGAAGGAGACCTTCCTGGTGCTCTCACTGCACAACAAGTTGAGGAGCAAAGTGCAGCCCCCTGCTGCCAACATGCAGAAGCTG GAGTGGAGCGAGGAGCtggggcggcgggcgggggctcGGGCAgccagctgcctgcagggccccgctccgccgccagCCccgcagctgggctggagcgagctgctgctgccggcgGGCGCGGGCGGCTTCGGGGCCGTGCTGGAGCTCTGGTTCGCCGAGGGACAGCGCTATGACTACAGGACGGGGCGCTGCGCCGGCAACGCCACCTGCCGCCACTACACCCAG CTGGTGTGGGCCACAGCGGGGCAGCTGGGCTGCGGCCGGCaccgctgccccggcccccacGGCCCCAGCGAGGCCTTCGTGTGCGCCTACTCACCGGG GGGCAACTGGGAGGTGGCCGGGGTGCCCATCCTGCCCTACAAGCAGGGACCCTGGTGCTCCCTCTGCACCGCTGGCCTCTCCGGCTGCTTCAAGTCCTGGGACCACAGCGGCGGGCTCTGCG AGGTGCCCAGGAACCCCTGTCGcatgagctgcaggaacagcgGGCGCCTCGACatgagcagctgccagtgcacCTGTCCCCCCGGCTACACGGGCAGGTACTGCCAAG TGAGGTGCAGCGGGCAGTGCCTCCACGGGAGGTTCAGGAAGGAGgagtgctcctgcctctgcgACCCGGGATACGGAGGAGCTGAGTGTGGCA caAAGATCCATTTCCCCTTCCATGCCTGTGACGTGCGGATAGACAGCGACTGCTTCATGGTGTCCCCTGAAGCCGACACCTACTATGGAGCCAAAATTAAATGCCAG GAGAAAGGAGCAATGCTGGCCCAGATAAGAAACCAGAAGGTTCAGGACATCCTGGCTTTCTACCTCAGCCGCTTGGAGATGGGCAACAGGGTGATAGACACTGATTTTGAGACTGGAAACTTCTGGATTG GTCTCACCTACAAGACATCCAAGGCTTCCTTCCGCTGGGATGTGGGTGAGCCATCCTTGTTCACCAGCTTTGCTTTCGGGCAACCGGACAACCAGGG GTTTGGGAACTGTGTGGAGATGCAAGCGTCAGCTGCCTTCAACTGGAACGACCAGCGCTGCAAGACCCGAAACCGGTACATCTGCCAGTTCG CCCAGGAACACATCGCCCTGTGGCAGCGGGAcccctga
- the EXOSC6 gene encoding exosome complex component MTR3 yields MPLDHRRLRGPEESQPPALWAAAAAEDEEDEEGAGEAARDPCALRPLFARAGLLSQAQGSAYVELGSGTKVLCAAWGPREAAEPGPGRLICEFRRAPFAGRGARGRPGAAAEREAEREAAAALREALEPAVRLGRYPRARLAVSALLLQDGGSALAAAVSAAALALADAGVEMYDLAVGCALCRPPAPAASWMLQPAEPEERRAAARLTLALLPALNQVSAVLGGGRGGPPEDWAQALRLGLDGCHRQYPVLRQSLLRAAQRRDAAAAATAAAAAATSA; encoded by the coding sequence ATGCCGCTGGATCACCGCCGCCTGCGCGGCCCGGAGGAGTCGCAGCCGCCGGCGCTGTGGGCAGCGGCCGCGGCCGAGGatgaggaggacgaggagggcGCGGGGGAGGCGGCGCGGGACCCGTGTGCCCTGCGGCCGCTGTTCGCGCGGGCCGGGCTGCTGAGCCAGGCGCAGGGCTCGGCCTACGTGGAGCTGGGCAGCGGCACCAAGGTGCTGTGCGCCGCCTGGGGCCCGCGGGAGGCGgccgagcccggcccgggccGGCTAATCTGCGAGTTCCGCCGGGCGCCGTTCGCGGGGCgaggggcgcggggccggccgGGCGCGGCGGCCGAGCGGGAGGCGgagcgggaggcggcggcggcgctgcgggaGGCGCTGGAGCCGGCGGTGCGGCTTGGCCGCTACCCGCGGGCCCGCCTGGCCGTCAGcgcgctgctgctgcaggacggGGGCTCGGCGCTGGCCGCCGCCGTTAGCGCCGCCGCCCTGGCGCTGGCGGATGCGGGCGTGGAGATGTACGACCTCGCCGTGGGCTGCGCGCTGTGCCGGccgcccgcgcccgccgcctCGTGGATGCTGCAGCCCGCCGAGCCCGAGGagcgccgcgccgccgcccgcctcacgctggccctgctgcccgcCCTCAACCAGGTGTCGGCCGTGCTgggcggcggccggggcggcCCGCCCGAGGACTGGGCGCAAGCCCTGCGGCTCGGCCTCGATGGCTGCCACCGGCAGTACCCGGTGCTGCGGCAGAGCCTGCTGCGGGCCGCACAGCGCCGCGATGCCGCCGCCGCTGCCaccgccgctgccgccgccgccaccaGTGCCTGA